One stretch of Thermanaerosceptrum fracticalcis DNA includes these proteins:
- a CDS encoding response regulator, translating into MEDSRLTAKIVEDFLHKCGYEIETAITGEEAVQKISGGFPPDLVLMDIELAGEMDGIDDARRIIKSRDIPVVFLTANTSGEIIDKIKEVKAYGFVLKGIDKAALLSTVEMALKHHEANTHARMFERLFENSLNELYIFHPKSLKFVAVNRAARKNLGYTIEELNTMTPLDLKPELNLQSFRELLSPLVSGEQEQVLFNTVHRRKDGSLYPVEINLQLLRLRGDVKSMAELIKNRIRKIDTLARWGGEEFVILLAGYNSKKCGLFSGRTAGKFKQNGYTGRRSYKCQFRSCRLLSGGHG; encoded by the coding sequence GTGGAAGACAGCCGCTTAACTGCTAAGATTGTAGAAGATTTCTTGCATAAATGCGGGTATGAGATAGAAACCGCTATTACAGGGGAAGAAGCGGTGCAAAAGATAAGTGGCGGCTTTCCGCCGGACCTGGTTCTGATGGATATCGAATTGGCGGGGGAAATGGACGGAATAGATGACGCCCGCAGAATAATTAAATCCCGGGATATTCCCGTTGTATTTCTCACCGCCAACACATCCGGGGAAATTATTGATAAAATAAAAGAGGTTAAGGCTTATGGGTTCGTGTTAAAAGGCATAGATAAAGCTGCATTGCTATCCACAGTGGAAATGGCTTTGAAACATCATGAAGCAAATACCCATGCCAGAATGTTTGAGCGGCTTTTTGAAAACTCCTTGAATGAACTCTATATTTTTCATCCGAAGTCCTTAAAATTTGTTGCTGTAAACCGCGCTGCCAGAAAAAACCTGGGATATACAATCGAAGAACTGAACACCATGACACCCCTTGATCTCAAGCCCGAACTTAACCTGCAGAGCTTCAGGGAACTCCTTTCCCCTCTGGTCAGCGGGGAACAGGAGCAGGTCTTATTTAACACAGTGCACCGCCGGAAGGACGGTTCCCTGTATCCTGTGGAAATAAATTTACAGCTTTTGCGATTACGGGGAGACGTTAAAAGCATGGCTGAATTGATTAAGAACAGGATCCGCAAAATAGATACCCTGGCCCGCTGGGGCGGGGAGGAATTTGTTATACTTCTGGCCGGATACAACAGTAAAAAATGCGGCCTGTTTAGCGGAAGAACTGCGGGAAAGTTTAAGCAAAATGGATATACCGGGCGTAGGTCGTATAAATGCCAGTTTCGGAGTTGCCGGTTACTGTCCGGGGGACACGGTTGA
- a CDS encoding PIN domain-containing protein: MNVMLDTNVILDVLGKREPFAQNSAQVLILAAKDKLYASMTANTVTDIYYLSKKYLQDHAAVKNALLNLMDILEVVDVTKADCVKAFDLPINDFEDALLAHCAKRMKADYIITRNVKDFAGSPVEAITPEDFLKRFSLD; encoded by the coding sequence ATGAACGTCATGCTTGATACTAATGTTATTTTGGACGTGCTCGGCAAACGCGAACCTTTTGCCCAGAATTCTGCTCAGGTTTTAATACTTGCCGCAAAGGACAAGCTCTACGCTTCCATGACTGCAAACACTGTAACAGACATTTATTATCTTTCAAAAAAGTATCTTCAAGACCATGCAGCTGTCAAAAATGCCCTGCTGAATTTGATGGACATTTTAGAAGTTGTTGACGTTACGAAAGCAGACTGCGTCAAAGCCTTTGATTTGCCAATCAATGATTTTGAAGATGCTCTTCTTGCTCATTGTGCAAAACGCATGAAAGCTGATTATATCATCACGCGCAATGTAAAGGATTTTGCAGGCTCTCCAGTGGAAGCAATCACGCCAGAGGATTTCCTGAAGCGTTTCTCCCTTGATTAA
- a CDS encoding GGDEF domain-containing protein — translation MDIPGVGRINASFGVAGYCPGDTVDTLVNKADNMMYEAKAAGRNCVRYMNECE, via the coding sequence ATGGATATACCGGGCGTAGGTCGTATAAATGCCAGTTTCGGAGTTGCCGGTTACTGTCCGGGGGACACGGTTGATACATTGGTGAATAAGGCAGACAACATGATGTATGAGGCAAAGGCTGCCGGCAGGAACTGTGTGCGGTATATGAATGAATGTGAATAG
- a CDS encoding ATP-dependent RecD-like DNA helicase: protein MEYLSGVVERITYENEENGFSVIKIKSKGFSDLVTVVGNLAVVNIGSIVRLKGEWKVDSKYGRQFVAQDYRETMPATIAGIEKYLGSGLIKGIGPVYAKRIVNHFKEDTLRILEEEGDRLIEVEGIGHKRLKMIKKAWQEQKEIKNVMLFLQNNGVSTAYAVKIYKTYGNESIDIVKANPYRLADDIWGIGFKTADKIAQQLGFERNSFERCRSGIIYVLNELANEGHCYATREQLLNEAEKMLELEKPLIGETLERMIAEKTVIADEDNVIFLPPFYHSEVGATKRIKEILAVKSPYQRLDVQDVIEAVEREEGILYDEVQKEAIRTAAAAKFMVLTGGPGTGKTTTTLAVIKVFERLGARVLLAAPTGRAAKRMAEATGMEAKTIHRLLEYKPPEGYKKNAENPLECDVLIIDETSMVDIILMYNLLKAVADKTIVILVGDVDQLPSVGPGNVLKDIIDSGIVNVVRLTKIFRQAQGSAIITNAHKINRGEFPQLKGGKNSDFFFIEEEDPAKVVQIIRGLCAKRLPAYYKVDPIKDIQVLCPMQRGETGAHNLNMVLQDALNKSEFSIRYGGTVFKLGDKVMQIKNNYDKNVFNGDIGNITHIDQEERRLVINFDGDFVEYDATELDQVVLAYATTVHKSQGSEYKIVVAPFTIQHYMMLKRNLLYTCITRAKKLMILVGTKKAVGMAVSNNKSIRRNTKLTERLCHSK from the coding sequence ATGGAATATTTAAGCGGTGTTGTTGAACGAATCACATATGAAAACGAAGAAAACGGTTTCAGCGTAATAAAAATAAAATCCAAGGGTTTTTCTGACCTTGTTACGGTGGTGGGGAATCTTGCTGTTGTAAATATCGGGTCCATTGTTCGTTTAAAGGGCGAGTGGAAGGTGGATAGTAAATATGGAAGGCAGTTTGTAGCACAGGATTACCGGGAAACCATGCCAGCTACTATTGCGGGTATAGAAAAATATCTGGGAAGCGGGCTTATAAAGGGTATTGGTCCTGTGTATGCTAAAAGAATTGTCAACCATTTCAAGGAAGATACCTTACGAATTCTGGAAGAGGAAGGAGATCGCCTGATTGAAGTTGAAGGAATTGGTCACAAGCGGCTGAAGATGATCAAGAAAGCATGGCAAGAACAGAAAGAAATCAAGAATGTCATGCTTTTTTTACAAAACAACGGGGTTTCTACAGCTTATGCAGTAAAAATATATAAAACCTATGGCAATGAGAGTATCGATATCGTGAAAGCCAATCCTTACAGGCTGGCAGATGATATTTGGGGCATTGGCTTCAAAACCGCCGATAAAATTGCTCAACAGTTGGGATTTGAAAGGAATTCCTTTGAGCGCTGCCGCTCAGGGATTATTTATGTATTAAATGAGTTGGCCAACGAAGGCCATTGTTATGCTACCAGAGAGCAGCTTTTAAATGAGGCAGAGAAGATGCTGGAGCTTGAAAAACCTTTGATTGGTGAGACCCTTGAAAGAATGATTGCAGAAAAGACAGTCATAGCCGATGAAGATAACGTTATTTTTCTTCCCCCCTTTTATCATAGTGAAGTGGGTGCAACCAAAAGAATCAAAGAAATCCTTGCTGTGAAGAGCCCTTACCAAAGATTAGATGTTCAGGACGTAATAGAGGCAGTGGAGCGGGAAGAAGGCATCCTGTATGATGAGGTTCAAAAAGAAGCGATAAGGACTGCGGCTGCTGCAAAGTTCATGGTTCTGACAGGCGGCCCGGGAACAGGTAAAACAACTACCACCCTTGCCGTCATCAAGGTTTTCGAGCGGCTTGGCGCCAGGGTGCTGCTGGCAGCACCTACAGGCAGGGCGGCCAAAAGAATGGCGGAAGCCACCGGCATGGAAGCGAAAACAATCCACCGCCTTCTTGAATACAAACCTCCTGAGGGCTATAAAAAGAATGCTGAGAATCCCTTGGAATGTGATGTTCTTATCATCGATGAAACTTCCATGGTCGATATTATTCTGATGTACAACTTGTTAAAAGCAGTAGCCGACAAAACAATCGTCATCCTGGTAGGTGATGTGGACCAGCTTCCTTCTGTGGGGCCAGGAAACGTGCTGAAGGATATCATTGATTCCGGCATTGTCAATGTGGTCAGGCTCACCAAAATATTCAGGCAGGCCCAGGGAAGTGCCATCATCACCAATGCCCATAAGATCAACCGGGGAGAATTTCCCCAACTTAAAGGAGGAAAGAACAGCGATTTTTTCTTTATCGAAGAGGAAGATCCGGCAAAAGTGGTACAAATCATCAGGGGGCTTTGCGCCAAGAGGCTCCCGGCATACTACAAGGTTGATCCGATAAAAGATATTCAGGTCCTTTGTCCCATGCAGCGCGGAGAAACCGGTGCACATAATCTCAACATGGTGCTGCAGGATGCGCTGAATAAATCGGAATTTTCCATCAGGTATGGCGGAACAGTTTTTAAACTTGGCGATAAAGTCATGCAGATAAAAAACAATTATGATAAGAATGTGTTTAATGGAGACATTGGCAACATTACGCATATTGATCAGGAAGAAAGAAGGCTGGTTATCAATTTTGACGGAGACTTTGTGGAGTATGACGCAACTGAGCTTGACCAAGTAGTGCTTGCCTATGCTACAACCGTACACAAGAGCCAGGGGAGCGAATATAAGATTGTGGTTGCTCCCTTCACAATACAGCATTACATGATGCTGAAGAGAAATCTGCTTTATACTTGCATTACAAGGGCTAAAAAATTAATGATTCTTGTAGGAACAAAAAAAGCAGTGGGAATGGCTGTAAGCAATAACAAGAGTATAAGACGCAATACCAAGCTTACTGAAAGGCTTTGCCATAGCAAATGA
- a CDS encoding arsenate reductase family protein, producing the protein MQEEKIIGLIQENPSIMVRPILTDGQHLITGFKETVYQTFLEQITFKG; encoded by the coding sequence ATGCAGGAAGAAAAGATCATAGGCCTTATTCAAGAAAATCCTTCAATAATGGTTCGTCCCATTCTGACAGACGGTCAACATTTAATTACCGGCTTTAAGGAAACTGTTTATCAAACTTTTCTGGAACAAATAACTTTCAAAGGATAA
- a CDS encoding helix-turn-helix domain-containing protein, translated as MNFSDIVKAIRVYLGITQEQLARDLNISFSTINRWENGRTIPSRLAKMRFIEYCLQRNVDNAIIAELKDL; from the coding sequence ATGAATTTTAGTGATATTGTTAAAGCCATTCGAGTATACTTGGGAATTACACAAGAACAACTTGCGCGTGATCTTAATATCAGCTTTTCAACAATTAACAGATGGGAGAACGGACGCACCATCCCCAGCAGGCTGGCAAAAATGCGTTTTATTGAATACTGTTTGCAAAGAAATGTTGATAATGCCATCATTGCCGAGTTGAAAGACTTATAG
- a CDS encoding MBL fold metallo-hydrolase: protein MMQYIPLGGADEIGASAHLLLIGASAYLVDCGQRQASPDRPLPDFALMQDLLKGKKLTAIFLTHSHFDHIGALPLISHLYPGTPIYATPATCDLTRVLLFDSIKVMDMREGEVPLYDEELVKEALNCLRPVPMGSFVLLPDGTKAHFFQAGHILGAAMIGLETSVGRVLFTGDFSVSGTRTIMPAALPKFSPHLVITEATYGDRHHADRKREENNLVTKIFQVIRDGGHVLVPAFAQGRAQEILYLLRLARLRQKDNEKFPIWVDGLVRSINTVYLNHINQLSKFLQKRVHNGQHPFYSDSVRAIGNPVKNEREAALAGKPACFISSSGMLTGGASAYYAEKLLSCEKNAILLTGYQDEESPGRRLIELLDKPADEKKILLNGQEITVKCRVEKYNLSAHADQQEIFGFLTALKPKRVILTHGQAEAREALAAALRNRLAVYLPNNGEVLDFTFGQYTRRQNTAKAAAEGDLAAFWKNTLLSSGIKEYHLDEMAAKIGCDTGSLQTRLKQSSLFKEIYQNIWVPLSEEEIALQGKRKELMNNLGNLVNKLIAVTYRNNPCLAYCISQDDYGINVEIPGQAEQVYIKAEDIIGICGTLSQSQPENVNNNWLELLFNQEESSVQDLRIKVFDHGDS from the coding sequence ATGATGCAATATATACCATTAGGTGGAGCAGATGAAATAGGGGCTTCAGCTCACTTACTCTTAATCGGCGCTAGTGCGTACTTGGTGGATTGTGGTCAGAGACAAGCTAGTCCTGATCGTCCTTTGCCAGATTTTGCATTAATGCAAGACCTGCTAAAAGGTAAAAAACTGACTGCCATTTTTTTGACACATTCTCACTTTGATCATATTGGCGCACTGCCATTGATATCCCATCTTTATCCGGGAACACCTATCTATGCCACACCTGCCACGTGCGATTTGACCCGTGTCCTCTTGTTTGACAGCATCAAAGTGATGGATATGCGAGAGGGAGAAGTTCCCCTTTATGATGAGGAATTGGTTAAAGAGGCATTGAATTGTTTACGGCCCGTACCCATGGGAAGTTTTGTGTTGTTGCCCGACGGAACAAAGGCGCATTTTTTTCAGGCAGGACATATCCTAGGAGCTGCCATGATCGGTTTGGAAACCTCAGTAGGAAGAGTTCTTTTCACAGGAGATTTTTCTGTATCTGGGACCAGAACAATAATGCCGGCGGCATTACCTAAATTTTCTCCCCATCTTGTCATTACCGAGGCTACCTATGGTGACCGCCATCATGCGGATCGTAAACGTGAAGAAAACAATTTGGTTACTAAAATTTTTCAAGTGATCCGAGATGGTGGACATGTTCTGGTTCCTGCTTTTGCACAAGGTCGGGCACAAGAAATATTATATTTGCTTCGTTTAGCCCGTTTGAGACAAAAGGACAATGAAAAATTTCCAATATGGGTTGATGGGTTAGTTAGAAGTATAAATACAGTATATTTAAATCATATTAACCAATTGTCAAAATTCTTGCAAAAAAGGGTTCACAATGGGCAGCATCCATTTTACAGTGACTCGGTCAGGGCTATCGGTAACCCGGTCAAAAATGAACGAGAAGCAGCCTTGGCAGGAAAACCCGCATGTTTTATTAGCAGTTCAGGGATGTTAACTGGCGGAGCCAGCGCCTATTATGCTGAAAAACTCTTAAGCTGTGAAAAGAATGCCATTTTATTAACTGGCTATCAGGATGAAGAAAGTCCTGGGAGAAGATTGATAGAATTATTGGACAAGCCGGCTGATGAGAAAAAAATTTTGCTAAACGGGCAGGAGATAACTGTCAAATGTAGAGTAGAAAAGTATAATCTTTCTGCTCATGCCGATCAGCAAGAAATATTTGGGTTTTTAACAGCCCTCAAACCGAAGAGAGTCATCTTAACCCATGGCCAGGCAGAGGCCAGGGAAGCTTTGGCAGCAGCCCTAAGAAACCGTTTGGCAGTTTACCTGCCAAATAATGGAGAGGTGTTGGATTTTACATTTGGTCAGTACACGAGAAGGCAGAATACCGCTAAAGCAGCTGCTGAAGGGGATCTGGCAGCCTTTTGGAAAAACACCTTACTTTCCAGCGGTATCAAAGAGTATCACTTGGATGAAATGGCAGCTAAAATAGGTTGTGATACCGGTTCGCTGCAGACAAGACTTAAACAGAGCAGCTTGTTTAAGGAAATTTATCAGAATATTTGGGTTCCCTTGTCTGAAGAGGAAATAGCTTTACAAGGCAAAAGAAAAGAACTAATGAATAATTTGGGTAATTTGGTAAACAAGTTAATTGCAGTTACCTATCGAAATAATCCATGTTTGGCCTATTGCATCTCTCAGGATGACTATGGGATCAATGTTGAAATACCTGGCCAGGCTGAACAGGTATATATAAAAGCGGAAGACATTATTGGTATCTGCGGGACCTTGTCACAAAGTCAGCCAGAAAATGTCAATAATAACTGGTTAGAATTATTATTTAACCAGGAGGAATCCTCTGTGCAAGACTTGCGAATTAAGGTGTTTGATCATGGAGACAGCTGA
- a CDS encoding DNA methyltransferase, which produces MHSDKGGITLEPFTGSGTTIIAAKQLEGSCLCLEISPITVTLRCILWRCVYEF; this is translated from the coding sequence ATGCACTCCGATAAGGGCGGCATTACACTTGAACCTTTTACAGGTTCTGGAACAACCATCATTGCGGCGAAACAGCTTGAAGGAAGCTGCTTATGTCTTGAGATAAGCCCTATTACTGTGACCTTGCGCTGTATACTGTGGAGGTGTGTTTATGAATTTTAG
- a CDS encoding type II toxin-antitoxin system Phd/YefM family antitoxin: MLITATEFKTNIGKYLKLAAKEDIIITKNGKRVAKLTNASEDKTDIVKSLIGILPNTISESEAREERLSKHERHA, translated from the coding sequence ATGCTCATAACCGCTACCGAATTTAAAACCAATATAGGCAAATATTTAAAACTTGCGGCAAAGGAAGATATCATCATTACAAAAAACGGCAAACGTGTTGCAAAGCTAACCAATGCCTCTGAAGATAAAACCGATATTGTAAAATCGCTTATTGGAATACTGCCAAACACTATCTCTGAAAGCGAAGCAAGAGAGGAGCGGCTGTCGAAACATGAACGTCATGCTTGA